A stretch of Amycolatopsis balhimycina FH 1894 DNA encodes these proteins:
- a CDS encoding TIGR04222 domain-containing membrane protein, with protein sequence MTDPWGISGPDFVVLYIALLGAVLLVRLVVSGIAGARALRAGQARPWPPPTVYQLAFLAGGPDRATDAAVAALVDRGRLRVNSYKQVSQAGARPSEPLEQAVFDAAQLKTTSTIRGYVRGSAAMRALEDSLDRQGLLASTAGKRQARTFGLVLQLAVLVLGVVRLVNGLSLGRPVGILVFLVLVAAVLTVVAAVRRTKTGARQPSAGGHRVLGQARAAASGPVPAGMLAGGVLLGGAAAAVALGGWAMYPDEEISAALMPPAASFGGGGGSSGSSCSSGSSCSSGSSCGGGGCGGGGCGG encoded by the coding sequence ATGACCGACCCGTGGGGCATTTCCGGACCGGATTTCGTGGTCCTCTACATCGCGTTGCTCGGCGCGGTGCTGCTGGTCCGGCTCGTCGTGTCCGGGATCGCCGGCGCCCGGGCACTGCGGGCCGGCCAGGCCCGGCCCTGGCCGCCGCCGACCGTCTACCAGCTCGCCTTCCTGGCCGGCGGCCCCGACCGGGCGACCGACGCGGCGGTCGCGGCGCTGGTGGACCGCGGCCGGCTGCGGGTCAACAGCTACAAGCAGGTCAGCCAGGCCGGGGCACGGCCGTCCGAGCCGCTGGAGCAGGCCGTCTTCGACGCGGCGCAGCTGAAGACGACCTCGACCATCCGGGGGTACGTCCGCGGTTCCGCGGCGATGCGTGCCCTGGAGGACAGCCTGGACCGGCAGGGCCTGCTGGCGTCCACCGCCGGGAAGCGACAGGCCAGGACGTTCGGGCTGGTCCTGCAGCTGGCCGTGCTGGTGCTGGGGGTGGTGCGGCTGGTCAACGGCCTCTCGCTCGGCCGTCCGGTCGGGATCCTGGTCTTCCTCGTGCTGGTCGCGGCCGTGCTGACGGTGGTCGCCGCGGTGAGACGGACGAAGACCGGTGCCCGGCAGCCGTCGGCCGGGGGTCACCGCGTGCTCGGCCAGGCGCGCGCGGCGGCGTCCGGGCCGGTCCCGGCCGGGATGCTGGCCGGCGGCGTGCTGCTCGGCGGCGCGGCGGCCGCGGTCGCACTGGGCGGCTGGGCGATGTACCCGGACGAGGAGATCAGCGCGGCGCTGATGCCGCCGGCGGCGTCGTTCGGCGGCGGCGGTGGCTCTTCGGGGTCGTCCTGCAGCAGCGGGTCGTCGTGCAGCAGCGGCTCGTCCTGCGGTGGTGGCGGCTGCGGCGGAGGTGGTTGCGGTGGGTGA
- a CDS encoding DUF692 domain-containing protein — MGELGIGIGWRHELDLSIARLPGVDWVEVVAENLHADHLPETLVALRRRGLPVLPHAVSLSLGGAEPLDTGRVQHLAEIARALDAPLVSDHVCFVRAGGLDSGHLMPVPRTKEALDVLVANVRLAQSIVDVPFALENIAAVLDWPDAELTEEQFLTELTERTGCRLIIDVANLYANARNIGTDPAAFLDGIPWERLAYVHMAGGIERDGVYHDTHAHPVLPEVLSLLTELRRRTDPPGVLLERDDDYPSDDELAAELAALRAAVTP; from the coding sequence GTGGGTGAGCTGGGCATCGGGATCGGCTGGCGGCACGAGCTCGACCTGTCCATCGCGCGCCTGCCGGGCGTGGACTGGGTCGAGGTCGTCGCGGAGAACCTGCACGCCGACCACCTCCCGGAGACGCTGGTGGCGCTGCGGCGGCGTGGCCTGCCGGTGCTGCCGCACGCCGTCTCGCTGTCCCTCGGCGGGGCCGAGCCGCTCGACACGGGCCGCGTCCAGCACCTCGCGGAGATCGCGCGGGCCCTGGACGCGCCGCTGGTCAGCGACCATGTGTGCTTCGTGCGCGCCGGCGGGCTCGACTCGGGGCACCTGATGCCGGTGCCGCGGACGAAGGAGGCCCTCGACGTGCTGGTGGCGAACGTCCGGCTGGCCCAGTCCATCGTGGACGTCCCGTTCGCGCTGGAGAACATCGCCGCGGTGCTCGACTGGCCGGACGCCGAGCTGACCGAGGAGCAGTTCCTCACCGAGCTGACCGAACGGACCGGCTGCCGGCTCATCATCGACGTCGCGAACCTGTACGCCAACGCCCGCAACATCGGCACCGACCCGGCGGCGTTCCTTGACGGAATCCCCTGGGAGCGGCTGGCGTACGTCCACATGGCGGGCGGCATCGAGCGCGACGGCGTCTACCACGACACCCACGCGCACCCGGTGCTGCCGGAGGTGCTGTCGCTGCTGACGGAACTCCGCCGCCGCACGGACCCGCCGGGAGTGCTGCTGGAGCGCGACGACGACTACCCGTCGGACGACGAACTGGCGGCGGAGCTGGCCGCGTTGCGAGCGGCGGTGACGCCGTGA
- a CDS encoding TVP38/TMEM64 family protein encodes MSGRTKLIVALAVLAAFAAAAVLLPIPGPADLRAWAAATGPATPLVLFVAYSLLTVAPIPRTVFNLAAGLLVGTAAGIAIGLVATTIAAGLSFGLARLLGRDLVTRHLHRSAVKTVNDRLSDGGVLAITSLRVIPVVPFAPFSYLCGVSSVRLTPYLAGTLLGSVPGTVAVVVLGDALTGDTPPALLACYGVFALAGAIGLVKVFKKRAPAEPEPARPAG; translated from the coding sequence GTGTCCGGCCGCACCAAGCTGATCGTCGCGCTCGCCGTGCTCGCCGCCTTCGCGGCGGCCGCGGTGCTGCTGCCGATCCCCGGTCCGGCCGACCTGCGGGCCTGGGCCGCCGCCACCGGCCCCGCGACCCCGCTCGTGCTGTTCGTCGCCTATTCGCTGCTCACCGTCGCGCCGATCCCGCGGACGGTGTTCAACCTCGCCGCCGGCCTGCTCGTGGGCACCGCGGCCGGGATCGCGATCGGCCTGGTCGCCACCACCATCGCGGCGGGCCTGTCCTTCGGCCTGGCCCGGCTGCTCGGCCGCGACCTGGTGACCCGGCACCTGCACCGGTCCGCGGTGAAAACGGTCAACGACCGCCTTTCGGACGGCGGCGTCCTCGCCATCACCTCGCTCCGGGTCATCCCGGTGGTGCCGTTCGCACCGTTCAGCTACCTCTGCGGGGTATCCTCCGTGCGGCTCACCCCGTACCTGGCCGGTACGCTGCTCGGGAGCGTGCCCGGCACGGTCGCCGTGGTCGTCCTCGGCGACGCCCTGACCGGCGACACGCCGCCGGCGCTGCTCGCCTGCTACGGCGTGTTCGCGCTGGCCGGGGCGATCGGGCTGGTCAAGGTGTTCAAGAAGCGGGCGCCGGCCGAACCGGAGCCCGCCCGACCGGCTGGCTGA
- the msrB gene encoding peptide-methionine (R)-S-oxide reductase MsrB translates to MKPVVGATPRVVKSEQEWRAQLSPDEYAVLRQAGTERPFTGEYTDTKTTGVYECRACGAELFRSDTKFESHCGWPSFFDPADSDAVLLREDRAMGMKRIEVLCGSCHSHLGHVFEGEGYPTPTDQRYCINSISLKLVSES, encoded by the coding sequence ATGAAACCCGTTGTCGGCGCGACCCCACGCGTCGTGAAGTCCGAACAGGAATGGCGGGCGCAGCTCAGCCCGGACGAGTACGCCGTGCTCCGCCAGGCGGGGACCGAACGGCCGTTCACCGGTGAGTACACCGACACCAAGACCACCGGCGTCTACGAGTGCCGCGCGTGCGGTGCCGAGCTGTTCCGCAGCGACACCAAGTTCGAAAGCCACTGCGGCTGGCCGTCGTTCTTCGACCCGGCGGACTCCGATGCCGTGCTGCTGCGCGAAGACCGCGCCATGGGCATGAAGCGGATCGAGGTGCTCTGCGGCTCCTGCCACAGCCACCTCGGGCACGTCTTCGAGGGCGAGGGCTACCCGACCCCGACCGACCAGCGGTACTGCATCAACTCCATCTCACTGAAACTGGTCTCCGAGTCGTAA
- a CDS encoding serine/threonine-protein kinase, producing the protein MIAGHYRLVEHIGSGAMGVVWRATDVRLERTVAIKQILPQPGVSEPERDNMRQRAMREAKNAARFQHPNAIVVFDIAEHNGDPCLVMEYLNGPSLSTILAEEGTLPLGRIARIGEQVASALVAAHRAGIVHRDVKPGNILIDETGTAKITDFGISRAAGDMTLTATGLIGGTPAYLAPELARGADPVPSSDVFALGATLYQAIEGTTPYGNTTNQLALLYAAANGQINPPVQAGAATALLMSLLRSEPAERPSMAEARERLAALARTEPGGMATSPPLLSGGAGRKPAAPADGGERPPWQRSDNQAPSSPPVGTPVPANKAPDQAPNQAPNKAPSNPPRPTAAFMPMRSPAAPPNTPPRPMPAASPTARAPQYSPNTPKPDNKRKYALFAGGGAAVVVVAVIVFLVLNSGGGGGAANNQAGQSTSSAPSATGATSKTKSSSSVPAGPVGDTGTDGKVTNVGAAGQLVVNFFSDPASNWSKLTPAAQSVYGSEQQFQAYWATNKSNIQGFKKANADSGRNEDDGSLVINMDLNDQQRRPFRIVMVGGQMLIDSSTKLDGSTGATSGQ; encoded by the coding sequence CTGATCGCCGGGCACTACCGCCTCGTCGAGCACATTGGTAGCGGTGCCATGGGAGTGGTGTGGCGCGCGACCGACGTGCGCCTCGAGCGCACCGTCGCGATCAAGCAGATCCTCCCCCAGCCGGGCGTCTCCGAGCCCGAACGCGACAACATGCGCCAGCGCGCCATGCGCGAGGCGAAGAACGCGGCCCGGTTCCAGCACCCGAACGCGATCGTGGTGTTCGACATCGCCGAGCACAACGGCGATCCGTGCCTGGTGATGGAGTACCTGAACGGGCCCAGCCTCTCCACGATCCTGGCCGAGGAGGGCACCCTCCCGCTCGGCCGGATCGCCCGGATCGGCGAGCAGGTCGCGTCCGCGCTGGTGGCCGCGCACCGCGCCGGGATCGTGCACCGCGACGTCAAGCCGGGCAACATCCTCATCGACGAGACCGGCACCGCGAAGATCACCGACTTCGGCATCTCCCGCGCGGCCGGCGACATGACGCTGACGGCCACCGGCCTGATCGGCGGCACGCCCGCCTACCTGGCGCCCGAGCTGGCCCGCGGCGCCGACCCGGTGCCCAGTTCCGACGTCTTCGCCCTCGGCGCGACCCTCTACCAGGCGATCGAGGGCACCACGCCGTACGGCAACACGACCAACCAGCTCGCGCTGCTCTACGCGGCGGCGAACGGCCAGATCAACCCGCCGGTGCAGGCCGGGGCGGCCACGGCGCTGCTGATGAGCCTGCTGCGCAGCGAGCCGGCGGAGCGGCCGAGCATGGCCGAAGCCCGCGAGCGGCTGGCCGCGCTGGCCCGGACCGAGCCCGGCGGCATGGCGACGTCGCCGCCGCTGCTGTCCGGCGGCGCGGGCCGCAAGCCCGCCGCGCCCGCGGACGGCGGCGAGCGGCCGCCGTGGCAGCGCAGCGACAACCAGGCGCCGTCGTCTCCGCCGGTCGGCACCCCCGTGCCCGCGAACAAGGCCCCCGACCAGGCCCCCAACCAGGCCCCGAACAAGGCGCCGTCGAACCCGCCGCGCCCGACCGCGGCGTTCATGCCGATGCGGTCGCCCGCCGCTCCGCCGAACACGCCGCCCAGACCGATGCCCGCGGCCTCGCCGACGGCCAGGGCTCCCCAGTATTCGCCGAACACCCCGAAACCGGACAACAAGCGCAAGTACGCGCTGTTCGCCGGGGGCGGCGCCGCGGTCGTCGTGGTCGCCGTCATCGTGTTCCTGGTGCTGAACTCGGGCGGCGGCGGGGGTGCGGCCAACAACCAGGCCGGCCAGTCGACGTCCAGCGCGCCCAGTGCCACCGGGGCGACCTCGAAGACCAAGTCCTCCAGCTCCGTCCCCGCCGGCCCGGTCGGGGACACCGGGACGGACGGCAAGGTCACCAACGTCGGCGCGGCCGGTCAGCTCGTGGTCAACTTCTTCTCCGACCCGGCGTCGAACTGGAGCAAGCTCACCCCGGCCGCCCAGTCCGTCTACGGCAGCGAGCAGCAGTTCCAGGCCTATTGGGCCACGAACAAGTCCAACATCCAGGGCTTCAAGAAGGCCAACGCCGACTCGGGCCGCAACGAGGACGACGGCTCGCTCGTCATCAACATGGATCTCAACGACCAGCAGCGCCGCCCGTTCCGGATCGTGATGGTCGGCGGCCAGATGCTCATCGACAGCAGCACCAAGCTCGACGGGTCCACCGGCGCCACCTCCGGCCAGTGA
- a CDS encoding transposase, whose product MAKKKPRARQRPRRVFTPEFKAQIVELVQRGERTVPEVVRDFELTDSVVRKWIVQAERDAGTRTDGLTSDDKTELAALRKENTRLREDVEILKRATAFFAKETR is encoded by the coding sequence GTGGCCAAGAAGAAACCCCGCGCCCGTCAACGACCCCGGCGGGTGTTCACACCTGAGTTCAAAGCGCAGATCGTTGAGCTGGTGCAGCGCGGCGAGCGAACCGTCCCGGAGGTGGTCCGGGACTTCGAGCTGACCGACTCAGTGGTCCGCAAGTGGATCGTCCAGGCCGAACGCGACGCCGGGACCCGCACCGACGGGCTGACCAGCGACGACAAGACCGAACTCGCCGCCCTCCGGAAAGAGAACACACGGCTGCGGGAAGACGTGGAAATCCTCAAACGAGCGACAGCTTTCTTCGCGAAGGAGACCCGGTGA
- a CDS encoding IS110 family transposase, protein MEEVDELDQIVDRVAGLDLGKTGLVACVRVPSDRPGRRQQEVRSYDTFSRSLLELADWLRAERVTRVAMEATSSYWKPVFYLLEAEGFECWLLNPRHVKHLPGRPKTDTLDAVWLAKVTERGMCRPSLVHPAPIRALRDLTRYRRTLIRDRTRERQRLEKLLEDAQIKLSSVISDILGVSGREMLEAMIAGNRNPRVLAQLARTRMRTKIGVLEEALTGHFTDHHAFLTRTMIDRIDQVGADVEKVNAAIEEAMAPFRAEARRLDEITGIGIRSAQELIAEIGVDMTRFPTPGHLVSWAKFAPIVHQSAAVTRNGSTGKGNPWLAGTLGEVVAGVSRTHTFLGERYRRLARRRGKKRAIVAVGNSVLKIVWHVLADPDARYQDLGEDHYLSRHTTVRRRRTLIRDLELLTGQHVTLQPHAA, encoded by the coding sequence ATGGAAGAGGTGGATGAACTCGACCAGATCGTCGACCGGGTGGCCGGCCTGGATCTGGGCAAGACCGGCCTGGTCGCGTGTGTGCGGGTGCCCTCAGACCGGCCGGGCCGGCGTCAGCAAGAGGTCCGCTCCTACGACACGTTCTCCCGGTCGTTGCTGGAGCTGGCGGACTGGTTGCGGGCCGAGCGAGTGACCCGGGTGGCGATGGAAGCCACCAGTTCCTACTGGAAACCGGTGTTCTACCTGCTGGAAGCCGAAGGGTTCGAGTGCTGGCTGCTCAACCCCAGACACGTCAAGCACCTGCCCGGCCGCCCGAAGACCGACACCCTCGACGCGGTCTGGCTGGCCAAAGTCACCGAACGCGGGATGTGCCGGCCCAGCCTGGTCCACCCGGCCCCGATCCGGGCGCTACGGGACCTGACCCGGTATCGGCGCACCTTGATCCGTGACCGCACCCGGGAACGGCAGAGGCTGGAGAAACTGCTGGAAGACGCCCAGATCAAACTCTCCAGCGTGATCAGCGACATCCTCGGTGTCTCCGGCCGGGAGATGCTGGAGGCCATGATCGCGGGCAACCGGAACCCGCGGGTGCTGGCGCAGCTGGCCCGGACCCGGATGCGCACCAAGATCGGTGTCCTGGAGGAGGCGTTGACCGGGCACTTCACCGATCATCATGCGTTCCTGACCCGCACGATGATCGACCGCATCGACCAGGTCGGTGCCGATGTCGAGAAGGTCAACGCTGCGATCGAGGAGGCGATGGCCCCCTTTCGCGCTGAAGCGCGGCGGCTGGATGAGATCACCGGGATCGGGATCCGCTCCGCCCAGGAGCTGATCGCCGAGATCGGGGTGGACATGACCCGGTTCCCCACCCCCGGGCATCTGGTGTCGTGGGCCAAGTTCGCCCCGATCGTGCACCAGTCCGCCGCTGTCACCCGCAACGGTTCCACCGGCAAAGGCAATCCCTGGCTGGCCGGGACCCTCGGCGAGGTCGTGGCTGGGGTGTCGCGCACCCACACCTTCCTCGGTGAACGCTACCGGCGCCTGGCGCGCCGCCGGGGCAAGAAACGCGCCATCGTCGCGGTCGGCAACTCGGTCCTCAAGATCGTCTGGCATGTGCTGGCGGACCCCGACGCCCGTTACCAGGACCTCGGCGAGGACCACTACCTGTCCCGGCATACCACCGTGCGGCGCCGCCGCACCCTCATCCGCGACCTCGAACTCCTCACCGGCCAACACGTCACCCTGCAACCCCACGCCGCCTAA
- a CDS encoding CoA transferase yields the protein MRQVVEGVWHALTGSQPGPFELTGTEDVLPGPYRVAAAASASVAAATLAAGEMLKLREIEPGVVTADTRHAAAAFHSEQLLRVDGVGAEPVWAPLSGDYRAADGWVRLHANYPRHEAAVCWGLGVPGSRGAVAKAVAGRGAREVEHAVVSAGGAAAELRSPSDWAGHPQGAAVASLPLVDLGLIDDAPKRTLFYSDRPLGGIRVLELTHVLAGPVAGRVLAAHGADVLHVGAAHLPRVEALVRDTNQGKRSAFVALDTEGGRARLKKLISRADVLVQSFRPGALARIGFGPSELAALRPGLVIADLSAYGWEGPWARRRGFDSLVQMANGMAWSAEGPSPLPVQALDHATGWLAAAAVMTALRRQVTDGGTWRARLSLAGTGRWLDSLGRKDPAAVDVGYGDLMEEADSGYGRLTRVRMAGGLPGAEPHWDFGTRLPGVDKPTWTP from the coding sequence GTGCGCCAGGTCGTGGAGGGCGTCTGGCACGCCCTCACCGGGTCCCAGCCGGGACCCTTCGAGCTGACCGGGACCGAGGACGTGCTGCCCGGGCCGTACCGGGTGGCCGCGGCGGCTTCCGCCTCGGTGGCCGCCGCGACCCTGGCGGCCGGCGAAATGCTGAAGCTGCGCGAGATCGAGCCGGGCGTCGTCACGGCGGACACGCGGCACGCGGCGGCGGCGTTCCACAGCGAGCAGCTGCTGCGGGTGGACGGCGTCGGCGCCGAGCCGGTCTGGGCGCCGCTGTCGGGCGACTACCGCGCGGCCGACGGCTGGGTGCGCCTGCACGCCAACTACCCGCGCCACGAAGCGGCGGTGTGCTGGGGGCTCGGCGTGCCCGGGAGCCGCGGCGCGGTCGCGAAGGCGGTTGCCGGGCGCGGCGCGCGGGAGGTCGAGCACGCCGTCGTCTCCGCCGGGGGAGCGGCCGCCGAACTGCGGTCGCCGTCGGACTGGGCCGGGCACCCGCAGGGCGCGGCAGTCGCTTCACTGCCGCTGGTGGACCTGGGCCTGATCGACGACGCTCCCAAGCGGACTCTGTTCTATTCGGACCGGCCGCTGGGCGGGATCCGGGTGCTGGAGCTGACGCACGTGCTCGCCGGGCCGGTGGCCGGCCGGGTGCTGGCCGCGCACGGCGCCGACGTGCTGCACGTCGGCGCGGCGCACCTGCCACGGGTCGAGGCGCTGGTGCGGGACACGAACCAGGGCAAGCGCTCGGCGTTCGTGGCACTGGACACCGAGGGCGGCCGCGCGCGGCTGAAGAAGCTGATCAGCCGCGCGGACGTGCTGGTGCAGTCGTTCCGGCCGGGCGCGCTGGCCCGCATCGGCTTCGGGCCGTCGGAGCTGGCTGCCCTGCGGCCGGGACTGGTGATCGCGGACCTGAGCGCGTACGGGTGGGAAGGCCCGTGGGCGCGGCGTCGCGGGTTCGACAGCCTGGTCCAGATGGCGAACGGCATGGCGTGGTCCGCGGAAGGGCCGTCGCCGCTGCCGGTCCAGGCGCTGGACCACGCAACGGGCTGGCTGGCGGCGGCGGCGGTGATGACGGCGCTGCGCCGCCAGGTCACCGACGGCGGCACGTGGCGGGCGCGCCTGTCGCTGGCCGGCACGGGCCGGTGGCTGGATTCCTTGGGGCGCAAGGACCCTGCCGCTGTGGACGTCGGCTACGGCGACTTGATGGAGGAAGCGGACAGCGGGTACGGCCGGCTGACCCGGGTCCGGATGGCGGGCGGGCTGCCGGGCGCGGAACCGCACTGGGACTTCGGGACGCGGCTGCCCGGTGTCGACAAACCGACCTGGACTCCCTGA
- the hemG gene encoding protoporphyrinogen oxidase — translation MKRVAVVGGGVSGLTAAYRLRRLLGDACEIVVFEKTRTPGGKLRTVELAGVPYDVGAEAFLVRRPEMLALAGELGIEVVNPTKARAKIHAGGTVTGLPPGTVMGVPASAESVAGVLSEAGRKAVEAEPSLPELRLPGGDVPLGPLLRSRFGDELVDRLVDPLLGGVYAGGADGLGLRATMPGLASAVAAGAGSLTAAAAAQLPANPSAAPVFGTAPGGLGTVIDRLTDLSGAELRTGLPVCEIERHGTGWRLRIGAAPTAHAPADNTEDVDAVVLAVPAPSARRLLADPVPAASAAFGEVELASMAVVALALPPGTRLPEASGILIGQGERDASGVPYAAKAFTFSSRKWAHLSTGPVFVRGSVGRFGDLGVLQADDVELVRVVRDDLARLTGVRAAPIETLVTRWGGGLPQYGPGHLERVERIEKAVAEVPGLAVAGAALHGVGLPACVATADAAAQRIAAHLTSA, via the coding sequence GTGAAGCGCGTCGCGGTCGTCGGGGGCGGCGTTTCCGGGCTGACCGCGGCGTACCGGCTGCGGCGGCTGCTCGGCGACGCCTGCGAAATCGTCGTGTTCGAGAAGACCCGGACGCCGGGCGGCAAGCTGCGCACAGTCGAGCTCGCCGGGGTGCCCTACGACGTCGGCGCCGAGGCGTTCCTCGTCCGCCGTCCCGAGATGCTCGCGCTGGCCGGCGAGCTGGGGATCGAAGTCGTCAACCCGACGAAGGCCCGCGCGAAGATCCACGCCGGCGGCACGGTGACCGGCCTGCCGCCGGGCACGGTGATGGGCGTGCCGGCGTCGGCGGAGTCGGTCGCCGGGGTCCTGTCGGAAGCGGGCCGCAAGGCCGTCGAGGCCGAGCCGTCGCTGCCGGAGCTGCGGCTGCCGGGCGGGGACGTGCCGCTGGGGCCGCTGCTGCGTTCGCGGTTCGGGGACGAGCTCGTCGACCGGCTCGTCGACCCGCTGCTCGGCGGCGTCTACGCGGGCGGCGCGGACGGCCTCGGCCTGCGTGCGACCATGCCGGGCCTGGCGTCGGCGGTGGCCGCGGGCGCGGGGTCGCTGACCGCGGCGGCCGCCGCACAGCTCCCGGCCAACCCGTCGGCCGCGCCCGTGTTCGGCACCGCGCCCGGCGGCCTGGGCACGGTGATCGACCGGCTCACCGACCTTTCCGGCGCCGAGCTGCGGACCGGGCTGCCGGTCTGCGAGATCGAGCGGCACGGCACCGGCTGGCGGCTGCGCATCGGCGCCGCGCCGACCGCGCACGCCCCGGCGGACAACACCGAGGACGTCGACGCGGTGGTGCTCGCGGTGCCGGCGCCGTCGGCCCGCCGGCTCCTGGCCGACCCGGTCCCGGCGGCCTCGGCGGCGTTCGGCGAGGTGGAGCTGGCGTCGATGGCCGTCGTCGCGCTCGCGCTCCCGCCCGGCACGCGGCTGCCCGAGGCTTCGGGGATCCTCATCGGCCAGGGCGAACGAGACGCTTCCGGCGTGCCGTACGCGGCGAAGGCGTTCACGTTCTCTTCGCGGAAGTGGGCGCACCTGTCCACCGGGCCGGTGTTCGTCCGCGGCTCGGTCGGGCGCTTCGGCGACCTGGGCGTGCTGCAGGCCGACGACGTCGAGCTGGTCCGCGTGGTCCGCGACGACCTCGCCCGGCTGACCGGCGTGCGGGCGGCGCCGATCGAGACGCTGGTGACGCGCTGGGGCGGCGGGCTGCCGCAGTACGGCCCCGGGCACCTCGAGCGCGTCGAGCGGATCGAGAAAGCGGTCGCGGAGGTGCCGGGGCTGGCGGTCGCGGGCGCCGCCCTCCACGGCGTCGGGCTGCCCGCCTGCGTCGCGACCGCGGACGCCGCCGCGCAGCGGATCGCGGCCCACCTGACGAGTGCGTAA
- the hemQ gene encoding hydrogen peroxide-dependent heme synthase: protein MARVNYNELNDTIRYTTWSVFRIEPGKLGEDRGTAGRETTEYLDGLEAKGVIVRGVYDLAALRADADFMIWWHAEEIEQIQAAYAGFRRTPLGRASTPVWSQTALHRPAEFNKSHIPAFLAGEEARKFICVYPFVRSYEWYLLPDADRRKMLADHGKEARDYPDVRANTVASFALGDYEWILAFEADELHRIVDLMRHLRGTEARLHVREEIPFYTGTRVPPAELVAALP from the coding sequence ATGGCGCGGGTCAACTACAACGAGCTCAACGACACCATCCGGTACACCACCTGGTCGGTCTTCCGGATCGAGCCGGGCAAGCTGGGTGAGGACCGCGGGACGGCCGGCCGCGAGACCACGGAGTACCTCGACGGGCTCGAGGCCAAGGGCGTCATCGTCCGCGGTGTGTACGACCTGGCCGCGCTGCGCGCCGACGCCGACTTCATGATCTGGTGGCACGCCGAAGAGATCGAACAGATCCAGGCCGCCTACGCCGGCTTCCGCCGGACGCCGCTCGGCCGCGCGTCGACGCCGGTCTGGAGCCAGACCGCGCTGCACCGGCCCGCCGAGTTCAACAAGAGCCACATCCCCGCGTTCCTGGCCGGCGAAGAGGCCCGCAAGTTCATCTGCGTCTATCCGTTCGTGCGGTCCTACGAGTGGTACCTGCTGCCGGACGCCGACCGCCGCAAGATGCTCGCCGACCACGGCAAGGAAGCCCGCGACTACCCGGACGTGCGCGCCAACACCGTCGCGTCGTTCGCCCTCGGCGACTACGAGTGGATCCTCGCCTTCGAGGCCGACGAGCTGCACCGGATCGTCGACCTGATGCGGCACCTGCGCGGCACCGAGGCGCGGCTGCACGTGCGCGAGGAGATCCCGTTCTACACCGGCACGCGCGTGCCGCCCGCCGAGCTCGTCGCGGCTCTCCCGTAG
- a CDS encoding TIGR04222 domain-containing membrane protein, producing MTDTWGIPGPVFTGLYLGLLLAVALYGVMRARRLSQGDGVAAPERPEEFALLAGGRHRLGEFVVATLLERQLVRLDSTGKLHRVGDTAPDDLGRAALVRIGKTGNSVTRVADDVGQHSSVAGLEAGLVARGLLTDVRAVRLVWVTTAVAYFALGVLGVSRLIAGSATGHPVGYLILLLVLNTVAAIVTTAGAANRPQIKITAAGRAAAEKARRARTLTAGVAGTVASRGLDGHPDKDIRLAVGRAVRQAAAQVYRRPRSTHWASAGGAAGYYGGGGSSCGGGGGGCGGGGGGGGGGCGG from the coding sequence ATGACCGACACCTGGGGCATTCCCGGACCGGTGTTCACGGGCCTCTACCTGGGCCTCCTGCTGGCGGTGGCGCTGTACGGCGTGATGCGCGCCCGGCGGCTGTCGCAGGGGGACGGCGTAGCCGCGCCGGAGCGACCCGAGGAATTCGCGCTGCTGGCCGGCGGGCGTCACCGGCTCGGCGAATTCGTCGTCGCGACGCTGCTGGAGCGGCAGCTCGTCCGCCTCGACAGCACCGGCAAGCTGCACCGCGTCGGCGACACGGCGCCGGACGACCTCGGCCGCGCCGCGCTCGTGCGCATCGGCAAGACCGGGAATTCGGTCACCCGGGTGGCCGACGACGTGGGGCAGCACTCCTCGGTGGCCGGGCTGGAAGCCGGGCTGGTCGCCCGCGGCCTGCTGACCGACGTCCGGGCGGTCCGGCTGGTCTGGGTGACCACGGCGGTCGCCTACTTCGCGCTGGGCGTGCTCGGCGTGTCCCGGCTGATCGCCGGCTCGGCGACCGGGCACCCGGTCGGTTACCTGATCCTGCTGCTGGTGCTGAACACCGTCGCGGCCATCGTCACCACCGCCGGTGCCGCGAACCGGCCGCAGATCAAGATCACCGCCGCCGGGCGCGCCGCCGCGGAAAAAGCCCGTCGCGCCAGGACGCTCACGGCCGGGGTGGCCGGCACCGTCGCGTCCCGGGGCCTCGACGGGCACCCCGACAAGGACATCCGGCTGGCCGTCGGCCGGGCCGTCCGGCAGGCGGCCGCGCAGGTGTACCGCCGTCCCCGCAGCACCCACTGGGCGAGCGCCGGTGGCGCCGCCGGCTACTACGGCGGCGGAGGCAGCTCCTGCGGTGGTGGGGGCGGCGGCTGCGGGGGTGGCGGGGGTGGTGGCGGCGGGGGCTGCGGCGGTTGA